DNA from Clupea harengus chromosome 2, Ch_v2.0.2, whole genome shotgun sequence:
CTCAGGCAAAAGACAGATTATCTTGAATTGTGCTGATtgtattttttcccccagatataacaataaaaaaaagcatgggTAAATTCCTATTGTATGTAAAGCCATTTGGTTGACATCACATTTTGAAACAATTTGAAAAATGTCAATGAATTGAACAGAAACCTGCTTATTTGTGGAAAGCCTTAATAATTAAAGACTAAACATGAGTTTTATAGTGCTTAGGAATGTACACCAGAGTGTGGGATGCGATTTCAGATAACCTAATTGTAAGCGTAaacagatatttaaaaaaatctaagtaatatttaaaaatgtacatGAAGCACACTATTCTACGGTCCAGCAGCAATACAtatcaaataaatacagtgtCGTAGAAGTGCATTGTAAGTGTGAGGAAGGGCACCTGtatttgaactgtgtgtgaaACTAGGTGACTATTGGCTAAGCACCTATAGATCAATTATAGCTGAATTGAATAATGAAAGCCAAAAATGACAAATACAGAGGGCCATCACTGTATGGCTGTGGCATTATTCTGCCATTGCAAGATGGGAATGACAAGTGCCAAGAGCCACAGCGAATCCTGTGCACTTGGTAGTTGATGCccatgtgacctctgaccctgagcAGGGGCCACATTCTCCTCTGATGAGGGAGCCAAATGGAACTTTAGGAGATGTGAGTAAATGTAGCCAAATTTAAACATTTTAGCTTCCTGAGattttgaaatgtgtcagttgttGTGCCCCCTACAGATTAAATTTCACAAAATGGGCTGTGCGTCCAAGGAATGTGTTAGTGATGCAGGGTTTGACATTTTGGGAAGTTTGAAtctttacatcacaagatattggctcTTGAAGTGCTAGATTTTGGCACCACTCCACAAATAAGTCGTAATGGGTTTGGGTATTTCATCATTTTTGGCAAAACAGTTTCcgagctattgcccaaaaagtgcttcGAGGCCACCCTAAATAGGGtgacctagggacacaaaccttatattccATATTAGCCATGTTGGGCTACAACCATACCAAATGTtatgtggattggtgaagtctaagtatatgatatCACTGACCAaacattggtaaaaaaaattTTATAAAAactacagaagaagaaaaagaatgtagccttggccagcctctcaccagactacgccaccccttgagctATAAtagagagcaaggggaactccgTCCCAATAATGGTCCAACACAGGTTCTTTGGAAAGATATAAAAGATTAGGTTTATTATTGTTTCTCGTTAAAACAAGGTGTCACTTTGgttgtcaataaataaatacataaatacattaaatggaCTTCAGGGGAATGCCCCAGCCGTTGGGTAAGAATCCGgagccactgacacacagactaacagggGCCTGCCTCCAATACCACACGTGAAGGAGAGCACACACTACTAGCTCATTGGCCACACCACCGCAAGCGCACCACTTGGGCACATTAAGAAAAAGGGGTTCACACTTCACTGCACATCTTATCAAAGGTGAGAAACTATCTTAGAGGAAAAACTGGCCAACCTGTAATCTAGGCTAGGGccccaaacgatacccaggCTATTGCGGCAGGGGAGATGACACAGGGGAAACAGATAACAAattaatgaaacaaacaaacaaaaataaaccctcTAACCTGTGGCTCACAATATCCTCttaaccacatatacacacctagGCCCCCAGGCtagaggggaaaacagagatATATTCTAAAAGCAGCACCCGGACCTATAACAAACTGGAAGAGAACAGCAGCTAACAATGCTGTATAGCTGTGTGCTTCAATAGCTTCTATAAGACAGGAACAAACAGAGTACAAGTTTAAGTGTTTGCAAACACAGCTGGCTTACACTCGAAGCATACACTCATTCAAACAGGATTCAGATGAGCAGGTAACCTTAAACATAAACCACTAGAGGCTATTTACTGCAAGGACACAAAGCAGTGGTATGTTAGCAAGTGTGCTGTAGGCATAGACAAAACGTACCTTCGCTGTCTAAACAGCTGCATCCGAGAACGTCATGCACCTGGTATCTATACGCTGCCAGCAACTACAATAACCACCGCACTACGgtcggacacaaacacacgcactacacacacacacacacacacgtgaaatgTCACCATCAGTTAACTGTAAAACACAACCACGTAGAACAGCGGACGGGTTGGGCAACATACCTGATACACTGACTGCTACTTAACACGTTGCGATGCATGTAAACGGGATATGGAGTGCAGTTGGTAGGGAAGACGCTCAACTCGTTCCTGTTGGCATCCGCTCTATAACACGCTACCTAACCAAAGGCAAAACGTCGCTTAGTCCACTTAACACTGATGccaagaaagggaaaagagagtcATTTCCAACATACTGTGGCATAGTTGAGGTGTATCCCCATTAGTGACGTACCATGCGTGTCTCTACATGGTGACGTGAAGGAGGGAGACCTGCTAATTAGTTCACCTGGATATAGCCCCGTCAGGTAAGCTATCGGTAGAGCtgccttttgtcttttgtgtgcttGAGTCTCTTGCCATCGACATCCAGCTGAgtgatttgtttgttgtgttggagATCCAAGGTAGGACGCCCTTCTTTATGAACTGTTGTACAACTGGGTTTTAAGATATTATGTTGAAGCATTCGGGTAATATGGGAATATATGATTTGTAGCTTACACAGAGTGCCGTGGTGTTTTGCCTTGGAGTCGTGTTGGGTGACGTAGTGGAGAAGCTGGGTGAGTTGGCATGGGGCCGTGTGCTATGTATGTGTGATTTAAAACAAgctactttgtgtgtgtatatagcagATCAGAGACGACGGGACACTAGGCACTGACGAGtaatgttttgtatgtttgtttgatttgtagGCATCGTGTACGCCACTGTTTGTATGCCGCATTTTGCTTTGCACTGTTTGTATGCCGCATTTTGCTTTGTACTGTTTGTGTCTCGCATATTGTTTTGTACTGTTGGTGAGCCGACGTGTCTCTGAATagtttatttatgtaaattaaAGATCGGATGTTTCCTATACTTAAACACAAGTCTTTGGCAATCAATTCATATCGACCTCACAAtactgtgtcgctgaagacaacGCTCCAGAACGCGGCTTCACTCCACAATCAGCAATGGACGGCTACCGGCATAAGGACCCAAGGTGTATATATCTATGTCTGTTGGCACTAAACTAATTGGAACCCAGCCCAAGCCCCTACTAGTGacgtacacacaggagaaaggtgacagaggtgaatcaaaataaaagttcgcTACACCCATTGGTCCCACCGgctacaagaagaagaaaaagaaaaaaaagaagaaaaagaagaaacttTGACAAGCACTACACAAGCGCCCTGCATGACGCATCATGCCATAATAAGCGAATACAAAGGTGctgatgtttgtgtgcctgAGAGTGTAGTCTGAGACGCAAGATATCATATATGCTCACTGTGGAGTGAATTCTGGTATGTTTTAGTCAAGTGGGTGCCTGGCACATAGACTTGGATGGGTAGGCCTACATTTCAGTTTTTTGGTGATTGGAGATTATTGAGAGTTATTCCACCACCATCAACAGTTTCAATGATATTCTTATCTTTAGtacattatttgtatttaatttgaGTTCAGAGGAACTGTTAATATTGACCACACATGTCATGCCAATAAACCTTTAACCTGTGATTCAAGCCCTTGTTCTTTATTTTGTTAAGCTTACATCAGGCTTAGCTAAAGACCCAGCAGACGCTGGCTTTCTTACCCACCGAAACGTGATTAACAACAAGACTCGACATTTGATTTAGATTGGTTACAAAatttgattttgatttaaattaaTTACTCAATTGAATCTAATaacttatttttaaaaatatctAAATAACCTAATAACAGCAAACTTACGTGTGGCAAGGGTTTCGGCTTTCCAACTTTGATCCCACCAATCATGATCATGTTCGGCATCAAAGGCATGGGGAACTCAAAGGAAAAGTCAAAGCGTGTGAGCCACAGTGCAGCATTGCTCGCCAGCTCCACAATGGACGTCTCCCTCTGCAAGATGTCGGACGCCACCTTGTCTGCATAAATGTACAGACGACTGCAGGCTGCGGGCTCCAGTAAGGACCTCAGCAGATTAACAGTCCTCTCCCACAAGCTCATGCGattgttgtagtgtgtgtagcgCAGTGGCATGTATGAAACAGGACTAGGACATCGTGTGGCTATAAAGTCAAGGGGGCAAGGGAGAGAACCATGCATGTAGATAGAGGGAATGTCCAGATAAGCTCCAGTGATGATTCCTACCGGCCAAGACGGGTCAGTGAGGAGAGCATCAAAGTTATAATCCCGTAAGGTCTGCATCAGCTCCTTGTTGTACAGCAGGCTTTCACAGGTTATCATGGTATAGTTACTCAGTACGACCATTGTGTTCCAGTAGTTCTTTAACCTTGCCACAGTGGTGGAGACATCAGTGGTCATTAAAAAGTCCAGCTCTTTTCCGAGGTCCTTTGTCATGCTTTCCTTggtgaatgatacaggaaaggtgagggtggtggtgtgCTCTGAGGGGCCCATGCTAAGACTGGCCTCTGGGATCACGACCACCACCTGGTTGCCTCTCCTCCCCAGTTCCTCCACCAAGGGCTTCATGCCCGTCCAGTGGCTGCCATCTCCTGGGATCACTAACAGCTTCCCACCCTGAGCAGAGCCCAGGGACAAGAGGCTGATCAGCAGCCCGGTGAAAGCACTCCTCACAGACATCTGTGCAGCAGCCATGGAGAAGTCTGAATTTCATGCAGCTGTAGCTCGGCAAGAAGAAATATATTCCAGTTGAGAGGCTCACAGTGACTCAGGAGTTTACACACTGTGAGGTGTGTTTACTTTTCAGTAGGCTGGACTTTGTGTCTTTTCAGATTAATTATCAGACAACAAAGGTGCAATAAGAATGATTTGTCTGGACAAAGTCAGAACAAAGGCTGTACAACAGCacttgggaaaaaaaataaaagtcgTATTCAGAGAGAGAATTTTCCTCTGCATATTAGCATATTCCTTTCACATACCTACAGACTTTAGATCTAGACTCTATGTGATCTAATCTGAAATTAACGGTAATTTACCTCTGGGTGGAAGATATATCG
Protein-coding regions in this window:
- the LOC105902661 gene encoding UDP-glucuronosyltransferase 1-6-like isoform X4, giving the protein MAAAQMSVRSAFTGLLISLLSLGSAQGGKLLVIPGDGSHWTGMKPLVEELGRRGNQVVVVIPEASLSMGPSEHTTTLTFPVSFTKESMTKDLGKELDFLMTTDVSTTVARLKNYWNTMVVLSNYTMITCESLLYNKELMQTLRDYNFDALLTDPSWPVGIITGAYLDIPSIYMHGSLPCPLDFIATRCPSPVSYMPLRYTHYNNRMSLWERTVNLLRSLLEPAACSRLYIYADKVASDILQRETSIVELASNAALWLTRFDFSFEFPMPLMPNMIMIGGIKVGKPKPLPHEVEEFVNGSGEHGFVVFTLGSMVSQMPEDKARVFFEAFRQIPQRVLWRYTGPVPENAPKNVKLMKWLPQNDLLGHPKVKAFITHGGSHGIYEGICNGVPMVMLPLFGDQADNVQRMTARGVAESLSIVDVTSAKLLEALNKVINDKSYKANMMKLSAVHNDRPIEPLDLAVFWTEFVMRHKGAEHLRPAAHELNWIQYHSLDVIALLTTIVLSVVLVTVKCCVFCFKKCTRKTKQNKNKRE